From Pleurocapsa sp. PCC 7319:
ATTTTGACAAACCAATGAAACCAGGTCAGCCAGCCAAAAGAGAGTTTGAATATATTCGACACGGCACTCAAACTCTAATTGCTAGTTTTGATATTAGTAGTGGCAAAATCATAAGACCTCTTGCAAAAGTCTTTTATGATATAATGAAGGACTATAGTTTTTTCAGCAATGTCTTTGTTGGCGATCGCTAAATTCTTTCAAAATTGACTTGGAAAAGATTTGCTACCAAGAGTTGTCATAATTTTTGGACAATCCCCTATTGTACCACGAATTATTTTTGCAAGAGGTCTAATGATGCCCTGTGAGTCTTTCGCCCCTATCTGCATTGCCACTATGATCTTTCCAGAGTTGAATTCCTGACATTTTCTGGCCATTTTTCGGAATTAATAAGGTATCTAGCCCAGCCAGATATCCCCCATGAACTTGAAGTTGAGCTTCTAGCTTTTGCCGCAGCAGAATGACTAAAGTTTTTCCAATGGCATTAAGATCCCACAGATTCTCAGAGAGAAAACGTTCCCAACTCGATAGAGACCGTTCAACCCAGAAACAACAGTGAGCAATATTGTTCATTGTTTGGCGACCTCTGGCTAGCAACAGTCCCCATAAATAGGCTTGGAAATAGACAAAATTTGGCTTTGAGAAATGACACTGAAAAACCAGAAAATAGCTGAACAATTCCAGAGGAATAAACTGTTGCATACCCACACCTCGCTGATTGAGATAGCCAGGTTCACTCTACCATTAGGGTCTCTGACAACCAGTCCTTTCAACGTGATCATTTGTACTAATATAATTGGCGATCGCCAATATAAAAATAGGGATTTCAGACATCAGGAAATTACTCCTTATTTAAGCTCAAATAAATTTCTCCTGATTAGTAATGCTCAATTTCAGCTTGGCGATCGCGGAGATATAGCGGGAATACGAACAAACCGTTGATAGTTCATTTGTACCTCTTGAAAGGGCTGGTCTCTGACAACTCCTTCGGCTATGGTATTTCTCCAGATTCTTGAGTATAAATACTCAGGCAGCGAGGGCAAAATCTGCAAAAGTATAGTAAATTAAGACTTTATTATTTAGATCAGATGTAGATCAATAATTTTTAAATATTGATACAACTGCTTCTATATATGCTATACAAAATTCAATTTAGCGGACTGTAAATCCGCTGGCTATGCCTACGCTGGTTCAAATCCAGCTCGGCCCACTACATAATAAAAAAGAGGTTTAGAGCCTCTTTTTTATTGCTCGAATAAACTTTCCAGCATTGGAACAAGCACTTTAGTTATAATAAACTAGGTATTAAACTTCAGCCCCTGGTTATTCGAGGTCCACAACCAGGAGGTCAGTTGGTCATCACAACGAATGTGGAGAACTATCCAGGCTTTATCAATGGAATTCTGGGACCAAAGCTGATGCGATGTTTTGAGGCCCAAGCAGCTCGATTTGAAACTGAGCTAAGGTTGGGGACGATTACCACAGTGGACTTTTCACAACGGCCATTTCATCTGACCGTAGATCGGGAAAAGTCTTTGTTTGCCGATACCGTAATTATTGCCACTGGGGCTGAACCACGATACTTGGGATTGAAAAATGAACAACAGCTATTAGGGCGAGGCATATCATTCTGTGCTACCTGTGACGGATTTTTCTTCCAGTCGTTACCAGCTGCTGGTAGTGGTTGTATGGCAGCGATAGATGCCGAACGTTGGCTACAGACTCAGAATCGAACTACAGTCTTCCAAGTTCAAGATCTGAGACTGGCTCGCAAATAACCCCAAAATTCGACTACATTCCTGACTAACTACGGTTTAGGTTGTTCTGGATGTCAAATGCATAAAATCCTGGACAAGTATAGCTTTCATCCCATACCCTCTCTTGATTCCGATCGAGTCAAATGCATAAAAAATTTGGGGGTTCCCCAATAAGTTATTAGATTATCTCAATTTAACTATTGATGTCCTTGGCATTATAGGAGCAGGACATGAGCGATAAATTTTCCACATTTCACGATTTCACCAAAACAATGGTTATCCACTATTTAAAGCTTTAGTGCAATATAAATTAAGAAAGAGAATAGAAAGACTAGCTAACTTACATCCAGAATGGAATGAGTCTGATTATGTCCAATATTTTGTCGAAAATTTTCTAAATAAGCCAGAATCTGATTCGGAAAGGCGTTTTGCTCATTGGCATTTCTTAGCTTATCTCGATTTAGACCGCTGTTATTTAATTTGGAGAAATTTTCATTATTTTCCATTTTATGCAGCCAAGTTAGAAGAGTTTTATGGTCTGACCAATGAGATTTTATGTCAATCACACAAATTAAAAAAATATCTGAATAAGTATAATCCTCAAAACGATAAAAAGGCTTCAATTAAAACTTATATTTTAAGTATACTTAAAAACTCGATTAGAGAAAAAATAGATTTACAATCAGATTGGCATTTGTTGTGTAATGTAGATATAAATAGTCTCAGAAAATTAAATAATTTTGGAATAAAATTGCGTAAGAATTCAGGTACTAAATTGAGGGATTAAAGAAGGGCGATCGATAACACCGATAGTTGCCAATAAAGCTTGAGTGAAAAAATCCATCACAGAGCGACCCTGAAAACGGCAGGTTTGAATCACACTCAATAAATTAGCTGTATCTTGAAATCGTGTCATGCTGCGAGAACCACCACTTATTTTTCGTTTAGTGACTGCCAATCTTAAAGCACGTTCGGCGAGATTGTTATCAGGCGAAATTTCTGGATGGTCTAAGAAATACCACCATTGGTCTGCTTTTAATTTCAAATTCCGTAATAATTTACCAGCTTCATAACCTGCCTTCTCACTCCACTTACTCAAAGCTAAATTGATTTGAGTTTTTAATTGCGTAGTAGAATCGAGATATTGCTGCCGATGATTATTTTCACGCCATAATCGATGTTGTCGAAAAGCAGAATCCGCAATTTCGGTCAAAGCTAGTCCCATTGATCCATTGTCAATTCCTGGTGTTTTCATGAGTCTTTGACAGTGACGACGTAAGTGAGCCTGACATTTTTGTTGTGCTGCGACCGGATAGCCATTGTACACGCTGAAATCATCGGAGATAATGATTCCCGAATACTGCGCGCCTAGTTGGTCTTCTATTTCTTTTCTCGAACGAGTATCCCCCGCTCGAAATAAGCAAAAATTCGGATTAGCAAACACCCACAACCATTCTTTTAATCCTCTTACTGACCAAGGTGTTTCATCAATATTTAAGGTTGGATGATTCTGATTAATCCATTCTTCTAGTTCACTAATGCTGGGCTTAATAGCTGCTGAAATTCTTTGGTTACTGGCAACTAAAGTTCCTAATCCAACTTCAATTTGACCTAACTCCCGCAATAGTTCCTGCTGCTTTTGATAGGGTAGATGCCCATAGTTTCCTAGCCATCCTAGTAATCCCTGTAACTTAATTCCCAAGTCTTGTCCTGGTACAATCTGATGAGACCATTGTGGCGATGTTATTTCTCCACAACACTGACATAGAGAGTGATGACGTTGATACTCAACTATTTCTATTGGTCTTTCTACTAATACTGCTGCTGAGTTGGTTTCAATCTTGATTGATTCTGCTGAGGCTAACAGTTCTCCACAACTCAAGCACTTTTCTGCTTTGAGTACTTCGCAGCGATCTACTCGCCCAAATCCTTTTCTTGTTTTCCCTTGATGTCCTAATTGCCCCCCGGGACTTTTTTTCGGTTTTTGAGACGATGACTTTTCTTTTCTTTCTGGTTTTTTGAGTAAATCTGATGATGGAGGCTTTGACGATATTTTACTGTCTAGGCTTCTGCTTATTTTTAGCTTCTCTATTTCTATTTTTAGCTGCTCGATGATTTCTTGTTGACTCAGTATGAGCTTCACCAGTTCCTTTTTTGACAACTGGTTGAGTTTTTCTAGTTCGTTTAACTCAGGTTCCTGGTTCATCTTACCGTTACATTACCCAGTTTTCTTAACGAGTGCAACCTTATCTCTCTTTTTAATACCTGAATCCTTACGTTACCCCAACCAATTATGGTTGAAAATAACAGAGGAAATACAGCAGAAATCTTGGCAGCGATCGCAATTGTATTCTAATCCTACCAGTCGATGTCAAGCGCACCTAAACGATCTCTGCTGGCAAACTTTTATCCCTTGGTTTGAAGAAGACAGCGATCGGTCTAATTTAATTCAAACAGAGACATCTTTACTCGATCTTTGGCAATTTGTTAACGGTAGTGTTATTAATTTAGGTCAAACTAAAATAGCATTAATTCCCAGTGAGACGACTGACATTGAAGAGTTTGATATACCTCAAGAATGGGTTGATATTCCTCAGTGGCAAGCAGATTATTATATCGCTATTCAAGTAAATTTAGACCTTTCTGATGAAGCTTGGATGAGAGTCAGAGGATACGTCAGTTATCAACAATTGAAAGATCGAGGAGTATACGAACCAAGCGATCGCTCTTACTATATCAGTCAGGAATATTTAGAGTCAGATATCACAGAGATCTTATTATCTCCACAACCAGTTGCTCAAACCAAACAGGAATTAGTAACGACAACGGAATTATCTTTAGCAACAGCTGATCGGTTGTTAGACTCAAGAAATACGGTTAATAATTAAAGCTCGAAAAGAAGAACTATGGAAACTACCTTGGCATGTATGGGATTTGTTATCAGATTATCCCGACGTAGGTATTGGTTATAGTACTAATGAAAACTATACACCCTCTTTAATACAAACAATTCATAATAAAGTTAGCATTCTAGCCGTTTTTGGAGATAGTAAAAATATCGATTTAACAGAAGATCGACAAGCAATTAATAATTTAAAAAATACAGAACCAGTTTTTTTACACCAGCCTATTTCCAGAGAACTAATTCAACAGTTGCGCAGTCGTAGAGGTTGGGATGTGTTCTTCTTTGCCGGTCATAGTCAGAGGGAAATTAATGTTGGTAGAATTTATCTTAACGAAAGAGAAAGTTTAACGCTCGATCAGTTTAAAAATGCTCTAACAGAAGCAATTAGTAACGGCTTA
This genomic window contains:
- a CDS encoding transposase, with the translated sequence MQQFIPLELFSYFLVFQCHFSKPNFVYFQAYLWGLLLARGRQTMNNIAHCCFWVERSLSSWERFLSENLWDLNAIGKTLVILLRQKLEAQLQVHGGYLAGLDTLLIPKNGQKMSGIQLWKDHSGNADRGERLTGHH
- a CDS encoding FAD-dependent oxidoreductase; this translates as MVITTNVENYPGFINGILGPKLMRCFEAQAARFETELRLGTITTVDFSQRPFHLTVDREKSLFADTVIIATGAEPRYLGLKNEQQLLGRGISFCATCDGFFFQSLPAAGSGCMAAIDAERWLQTQNRTTVFQVQDLRLARK
- a CDS encoding IS66 family transposase, which produces MNQEPELNELEKLNQLSKKELVKLILSQQEIIEQLKIEIEKLKISRSLDSKISSKPPSSDLLKKPERKEKSSSQKPKKSPGGQLGHQGKTRKGFGRVDRCEVLKAEKCLSCGELLASAESIKIETNSAAVLVERPIEIVEYQRHHSLCQCCGEITSPQWSHQIVPGQDLGIKLQGLLGWLGNYGHLPYQKQQELLRELGQIEVGLGTLVASNQRISAAIKPSISELEEWINQNHPTLNIDETPWSVRGLKEWLWVFANPNFCLFRAGDTRSRKEIEDQLGAQYSGIIISDDFSVYNGYPVAAQQKCQAHLRRHCQRLMKTPGIDNGSMGLALTEIADSAFRQHRLWRENNHRQQYLDSTTQLKTQINLALSKWSEKAGYEAGKLLRNLKLKADQWWYFLDHPEISPDNNLAERALRLAVTKRKISGGSRSMTRFQDTANLLSVIQTCRFQGRSVMDFFTQALLATIGVIDRPSLIPQFST
- a CDS encoding DUF1822 family protein — its product is MKITEEIQQKSWQRSQLYSNPTSRCQAHLNDLCWQTFIPWFEEDSDRSNLIQTETSLLDLWQFVNGSVINLGQTKIALIPSETTDIEEFDIPQEWVDIPQWQADYYIAIQVNLDLSDEAWMRVRGYVSYQQLKDRGVYEPSDRSYYISQEYLESDITEILLSPQPVAQTKQELVTTTELSLATADRLLDSRNTVNN
- a CDS encoding CHAT domain-containing protein; translated protein: MLSDYPDVGIGYSTNENYTPSLIQTIHNKVSILAVFGDSKNIDLTEDRQAINNLKNTEPVFLHQPISRELIQQLRSRRGWDVFFFAGHSQREINVGRIYLNERESLTLDQFKNALTEAISNGLKIAIFNSCDGLGLAQRLADLHIPVVIAMQEIVPDLVAQSFLKEFLTEYNCGLPLYTAVRRAQARLEEFTDYPGATWLPLIFQNPNVIPPQ